One window from the genome of Candidatus Eremiobacteraceae bacterium encodes:
- a CDS encoding aldo/keto reductase, translating to MKYRALGRTGERVSIVGVGGFHLSKPEDPQLAIRIVRTALDNGINFLDNSWDYGEGESERRMGEALRDGYREKAFLMTKIDGRSAKGATTQLEQSLQRLQTDHVDLLQFHEVIRMEEPERIFAPGGALEAMLWARDQGKLRHIGFTGHKSPEIHKHMLDVADQHGFRFDTIQMPLNVMDAHYHSFEQMVLPIAVSKQMGVLGMKPMGDPFILDSETVSARECLRYAMSLPVSVTITGIDSMAVLQQAFDVVESFTPMTPQERAALLARTAKAAENGVSERYKVSRHFDSTELHPEWLA from the coding sequence ATGAAGTACCGCGCCCTCGGCCGGACCGGCGAGCGCGTCTCAATCGTCGGCGTCGGCGGCTTCCATTTGAGCAAGCCAGAAGATCCACAGCTCGCGATCCGCATCGTGCGCACAGCGCTGGATAACGGCATAAACTTCCTCGACAATAGCTGGGACTATGGCGAGGGCGAGAGCGAACGGCGCATGGGCGAAGCTCTGCGCGACGGTTACCGTGAAAAGGCGTTCCTGATGACCAAGATCGATGGCCGCAGCGCCAAGGGCGCCACGACGCAGCTCGAACAGTCGTTGCAGCGCCTTCAGACGGACCACGTTGACCTTTTACAGTTCCACGAAGTGATTCGCATGGAAGAGCCGGAGCGCATCTTCGCCCCAGGCGGCGCGCTGGAAGCCATGCTCTGGGCGCGGGATCAGGGAAAGCTGCGCCACATAGGCTTCACCGGCCACAAAAGTCCCGAAATCCACAAACACATGCTCGACGTTGCGGACCAACACGGCTTCCGCTTCGACACGATCCAGATGCCTCTCAATGTCATGGACGCGCACTATCATAGCTTCGAGCAGATGGTGCTCCCCATCGCGGTGAGCAAGCAGATGGGCGTTCTCGGCATGAAACCGATGGGCGATCCTTTTATTCTGGATAGTGAGACCGTTAGCGCGCGGGAGTGTCTGCGTTACGCCATGAGTCTGCCGGTGAGCGTGACCATCACGGGGATTGATTCCATGGCGGTCCTGCAGCAGGCGTTTGACGTCGTCGAAAGTTTCACGCCAATGACGCCGCAGGAACGTGCGGCGTTGTTGGCAAGAACGGCAAAGGCTGCCGAGAACGGTGTGTCCGAGCGCTACAAAGTAAGCCGACATTTCGATAGCACTGAGCTGCATCCGGAATGGCTAGCTTGA
- a CDS encoding NAD(P)-dependent oxidoreductase → MMRVGVVGLGKMGSAIARNLLARGYQVSVWNRSPGAVDALVGSGATPQPSIEELTKAVDAVIISLWGDAAARDVTLDRVIPAARVQQLIIEMSTLSPAMYETLESGASARSVEFLAAPVLGSVNLAQQGSLTVLAGGGRATFERARPLLDSLGTTVTFTGSASASGVLKLANNTIIGVVAETLAELLQLCDQGGIDHRLAVESVSGAFGRVASSKTQQLLDRDSEPRFSLSALLKDLQLARDAAESLHVSLSMLDCVLPAVQRAAASGLGDRDYIALALERTPPASATPHG, encoded by the coding sequence ATGATGCGCGTCGGTGTGGTCGGCCTTGGAAAGATGGGGAGTGCGATCGCGCGCAACTTGCTCGCGCGCGGATATCAAGTCTCGGTTTGGAACCGATCTCCCGGAGCAGTCGACGCTTTGGTGGGCAGCGGCGCGACCCCGCAACCCTCGATCGAGGAGCTAACAAAGGCGGTCGACGCCGTCATCATCAGTTTGTGGGGGGACGCAGCGGCACGCGATGTGACCTTGGACCGCGTAATTCCGGCGGCCCGCGTGCAACAGCTCATCATCGAAATGTCCACGCTCTCGCCGGCGATGTACGAAACGCTCGAGAGCGGGGCGAGCGCGCGCTCAGTAGAGTTTCTCGCCGCGCCGGTCCTCGGAAGCGTCAATTTAGCACAACAAGGCTCACTCACCGTTCTGGCCGGCGGCGGCCGGGCGACGTTCGAACGCGCACGGCCGCTCTTGGATTCACTCGGAACGACTGTGACATTCACGGGTTCCGCAAGCGCCAGCGGAGTTTTGAAACTCGCGAACAACACCATTATCGGCGTGGTCGCGGAGACGCTAGCCGAGTTGCTCCAACTGTGCGATCAGGGTGGAATCGATCACCGCCTTGCAGTGGAATCGGTGAGCGGCGCATTCGGACGGGTCGCGAGTTCGAAGACACAACAATTGCTTGATCGTGACAGCGAGCCACGCTTCTCGTTGAGCGCTCTGCTCAAGGATCTCCAGCTCGCACGCGACGCGGCGGAATCGTTGCACGTTTCCCTGTCGATGTTGGACTGCGTTCTACCGGCAGTTCAACGCGCTGCCGCAAGCGGTTTGGGGGATCGCGACTATATCGCCCTTGCCCTCGAACGCACTCCACCCGCCTCCGCAACGCCGCACGGCTGA
- a CDS encoding ice-binding family protein has protein sequence MRILTSPHALSVVAAIAMLAGCSSGSAIVPNVSNPQSSMHTTMGRIAYTVGPAIKRVPLGAAAKFAVLAGSTVTNSGPTIVTGDLGVSPGTAVVGFPPGIVRRGSIHAGDGAAAQAKQDLTVAYNDAAGRINPHMLPSDIGGMTLKPGLYRAPVSLAITGNVTLDGKGDSDSVFIIQVPSKLTVSVNSSVTLIGRARARNIYWQVGTSATLKKASVFKGNILAHASISLGTGARVADGRLLARTGAVTMLGNTVTEPDP, from the coding sequence ATGCGTATTCTCACATCACCACATGCGCTGAGCGTAGTGGCGGCGATAGCGATGCTCGCCGGCTGCTCGAGCGGTTCGGCAATCGTGCCGAATGTTTCCAACCCCCAAAGCTCTATGCACACGACGATGGGACGGATCGCCTACACGGTGGGCCCGGCGATAAAGCGAGTGCCCCTTGGAGCAGCCGCCAAATTTGCAGTGCTGGCTGGGTCCACCGTTACTAATTCCGGTCCGACCATAGTGACCGGGGATCTCGGGGTGAGTCCGGGCACGGCGGTGGTAGGATTCCCGCCGGGAATTGTGAGGCGCGGTTCGATACACGCCGGTGATGGAGCCGCTGCACAGGCAAAACAAGATTTGACCGTCGCATACAACGACGCAGCCGGACGAATAAACCCGCACATGTTGCCCTCCGATATTGGCGGCATGACCCTCAAGCCCGGCCTGTATCGAGCACCTGTGTCGCTTGCGATCACTGGGAACGTCACGCTGGACGGTAAGGGCGACTCCGACAGCGTCTTTATCATTCAGGTGCCCTCCAAGCTGACGGTGTCGGTCAATAGCAGTGTCACGCTGATTGGTCGCGCCAGAGCGCGCAATATCTACTGGCAGGTTGGCACTTCGGCGACCCTCAAAAAGGCGTCGGTTTTCAAGGGGAACATTTTGGCGCACGCATCGATCTCTCTCGGAACCGGCGCGAGGGTGGCGGATGGGAGATTGTTGGCACGGACCGGCGCGGTAACAATGCTCGGCAATACTGTCACCGAACCCGACCCGTAA
- a CDS encoding sigma-70 family RNA polymerase sigma factor, whose protein sequence is MDRFVTQQGFDDFEHLMRGNQRVVYQIAYSVLGNADDAEDVTQDAFVRAYSKLTTLREPERFRAWICQIVRRLALNHMRSQKRARRREELASSDAAPAANMETSVENREFQARIRFEIERLPEKLREVLLLCAIQGLEASVVGEMLRIPEGTVRSRLHLARKQLLRALST, encoded by the coding sequence ATGGATAGATTCGTGACACAACAGGGCTTCGACGACTTCGAGCACCTCATGCGGGGGAATCAACGCGTGGTATATCAGATCGCGTACAGCGTGCTCGGCAATGCGGATGACGCGGAAGACGTCACGCAGGACGCCTTCGTGCGCGCGTACTCGAAACTGACGACTCTGCGCGAGCCGGAAAGATTCCGGGCATGGATCTGCCAGATCGTCCGGCGCCTCGCACTCAATCACATGCGCTCCCAGAAGCGGGCGCGACGACGTGAAGAGCTTGCTTCGAGCGATGCGGCGCCGGCCGCCAACATGGAAACATCGGTAGAAAATCGCGAATTCCAAGCAAGGATACGATTTGAAATCGAACGGTTGCCTGAGAAGTTGCGCGAGGTGTTGCTCCTGTGCGCGATCCAGGGCCTAGAAGCGAGCGTAGTTGGTGAGATGCTGCGCATCCCCGAGGGGACCGTTCGTTCCCGTCTCCATTTAGCACGCAAGCAACTTCTGCGAGCGTTGTCGACATGA
- a CDS encoding periplasmic heavy metal sensor: MRHKIIITVLALWLCAASAVHAQEPPGHDPIGDALIPPDIVMAHQQALGLSDAQRSAIQADAENAQQHFESAQWQLAAATEKLAAMLKQSHVDQTKALAQLDAVLNLERVIKHTQLTLMIEVKNELTPEQQVQARQFIGGGTK; encoded by the coding sequence ATGCGACATAAGATCATCATCACCGTGCTCGCGCTCTGGCTCTGCGCTGCAAGCGCCGTCCATGCGCAGGAGCCGCCAGGCCACGATCCGATCGGCGACGCGCTGATACCGCCCGACATCGTGATGGCGCACCAGCAAGCGTTGGGTTTGAGCGACGCGCAGAGGAGCGCGATTCAAGCCGATGCAGAAAATGCGCAGCAACACTTTGAAAGCGCACAATGGCAGCTGGCGGCAGCCACTGAGAAACTTGCGGCGATGCTCAAGCAGAGTCACGTCGACCAAACAAAGGCGCTGGCCCAACTCGATGCGGTGCTCAACCTCGAGCGCGTGATCAAGCACACGCAGCTCACGTTGATGATCGAAGTCAAGAACGAATTGACTCCGGAACAGCAGGTGCAGGCGCGGCAATTCATAGGGGGTGGAACGAAATGA